In Aspergillus fumigatus Af293 chromosome 4, whole genome shotgun sequence, one genomic interval encodes:
- a CDS encoding Hsp70 family protein produces MSYDRAIVSQLSSLALHSKNKIIVGVDYGTTFTGASYVSSKGSGLSDIILISTWPGPSRDTETVFKAPSRIAYASENNSRVTTNRWGYQVEPGMLSYSWTKLLLDQGTPLTQYDDRTLETASQTGILKLPEGKTAVDVVADYLSEVYQHILKTISKNITEDDLRITPLEFWLTVPAIWSDRALDATRTAAQRAGFGKSPSRPMDQIFLISEPEAAAVTALKKYTTSSIGGSVKAGDGVLVCDCGGGTVDITTYLILEVYPRLKFEELCTGTGGKCGSTAVDRNFYKLMSDRFGDAFDRLPRKRKSPGSEFMRKFEIIKRDFGNSDEDTTFELPLNMTVDNPDPEFFDEEERLVLISSADLRSIFDPVIERIVSLVRQQIADARQETGKDVINRIVLVGGFGDSEYLRKAFRSSFESTGKITITVPDSPQAAIVQGAALRGLEGLQSTTKRCRRHYGFSWNIPFRDGIDSELDAIYDEYDDMKRVSGIMEWMIAKGTTYTDNYSLTVSVCRAHYENSSLRKVTTLYACDQSEAPERQEHKAVYEVGNIAVDFSNVDLELFPSKVIKNKRVYKLNYKLRVTFGAREGVLKFEAVSQGQTVGQTSINFSAAKYY; encoded by the exons ATGTCCTATGATAGAGCAATCGTTAGCCAACTTAGCTCGCTTGCCCTTCACTCCAAGAACAAGATAATCGTGGGGGTCGACTATGGCACCACGTTCACAG GAGCGAGCTACGTGAGCTCCAAGGGAAGTGGCTTAAGCGATATCATACTTATCAGCACCTGGCCCGGACCCTCGAGGGATACTGAGACCGTCTTCAAGGCGCCGTCCCGGATTGCATATGCCAGTGAAAATAATTCACGGGTTACAACAAATCGCTGGGGTTACCAGGTCGAACCGGGGATGCTATCGTACTCATGGACAAAACTGCTGTTAGACCAGGGCACCCCGCTTACTCAATATGATGATAGGACTCTTGAAACTGCTTCCCAGACTGGCATTCTGAAACTGCCCGAAGGGAAAACAGCGGTTGATGTCGTTGCTGACTATTTATCCGAAGTCTATCAGCATATACTTAAAACTATCTCCAAGAATATCACAGAGGATGACCTGCGTATTACTCCACTCGAGTTTTGGCTCACTGTCCCTGCCATTTGGTCTGATCGAGCACTGGATGCTACAAGGACTGCGGCTCAACGGGCTGGATTTGGGAAAAGTCCCTCACGGCCAATGGACCAGATATTTCTGATCAGCGAGCCAGAAGCAGCGGCGGTCACAGCGCTGAAGAAGTACACCACCAGCAGTATAGGAGGATCGGTCAAG gcaggagatggagttctTGTCTGCGACTGTGGCGGTGGCACCGTG GACATTACCACCTATTTGATCCTGGAGGTCTATCCAAGACTAAAGTTTGAGGAACTGTGTACAGGAACTG GAGGCAAGTGCGGATCGACTGCGGTCGACCGCAATTTCTACAAGCTGATGTCAGACCGTTTCGGCGATGCGTTCGACCGTTTACCTCGAAAACGGAAAAGTCCTGGCAGTGAATTTATGAGGAAGTTTGAGATCATCAAGAGAGACTTTGGAAATTCTGACGAAGATACCACTTTCGAGTTGCCTCTGAATATGACCGTGGATAATCCAGATCCAGAGTTCTTCGATGAAGAGGAGCGATTAGTCCTTATTTCCAG TGCCGACCTGCGCTCCATCTTTGATCCTGTCATAGAGCGAATTGTTAGTCTGGTGCGACAGCAAATCGCCGATGCTAGACAAGAGACTGGCAAAGATGTCATTAAT AGAATCGTTTTGGTTGGCGGATTTGGCGACTCCGAGTATCTTCGCAAAGCTTTCAGATCCTCGTTTGAGTCTACAGGCAAGATCACTATCACCGTCCCTGATAGTCC ACAAGCTGCCATtgtccaaggagcagcaCTGCGTGGTTTGGAGGGTCTCCAATCAACAACGAAGCGATGCCGTCGACACTACGGCTTCAGTTGGAATATCCCCTTCCGTGATGGAATCGACAGTGAACTTGATGCCATTTATGATGAATATGATGACATGAAAAGGGTGTCTGGCATCATGGAGTGGATGATTGCTAAG GGAACAACGTACACGGATAATTACAGTCTCACTGTGTCGGTTTGTCGGGCACACTATGAAAATTCCAGCCTGAGGAAAGTCACAACATTATACGCATGCGATCAGTCGGAAGCCCCGGAGCGCCAAGAACACAAAG CTGTGTATGAGGTTGGCAACATTGCTGTGGACTTTTCCAATGTTGATTTGGAATTGTTTCCCTCCAAAGTGATCAAGAACAAGCGAGTATATAAACTCAACTATAAGCTCAGAGTCACCTTTGGCGCGCGTGAGGGTGTGCTCAAGTTCGAAGCCGTTAGCCAGGGCCAGACTGTTGGTCAGACAAGCATCAATTTTAGTGCAGCCAAGTACTATTGA